One Paenibacillus riograndensis SBR5 DNA segment encodes these proteins:
- a CDS encoding ABC transporter substrate-binding protein translates to MKKWSSLALAVTLGAVLTLSGCGGNNNNAGTEAKGSNAAATAAPESSPEAAAQQDTLILGRGGDSASLDPAIVTDGESLKIGHQVFDSLLEYKPGTSEVQASLADSWEVSADGLTYTFKLHPGVKFHDGTDFNAEAVVFNFTRWSDPASEFKFEGDSFDYYDSMFGPEGSRVIKEVKAVDATTVQFTLNQPQAPFLQNIAMTSFGIASPAAIKEKKENFKNEPVGTGPYVFKEWKHNDSITLDKNPNYWKEGLPKLSKIIVRSIPDNSARFNALQNGEIDLMEDLSPDDLSTLEGNTGLQKIERPPFNVSYLGFNLKQKPFDNVKVRQALNYAVNKQAIIDAFFSGQATAAVNPMPPSLWGYNDAVKDYEYDLDKAKALLAEAGYPEGLPDPVTLYAMPVSRPYMPDGKKVAEAIQADWEKIGVKTVIESPEWATYLDDTKAGEKDDIYMLGWTGDNGDPDNFLYTLLDKDAIPGNNRSFYVNEKLHTLLINAQKETDQAKRSDLYKQAQEIIKADAPWIPLVHTTPLLAAKANLKGYVPGPTGTEYYSEIYFEQ, encoded by the coding sequence ATGAAGAAATGGAGCAGTCTTGCACTGGCAGTAACGCTGGGGGCCGTTTTGACCTTAAGCGGTTGCGGAGGTAACAACAACAATGCCGGTACAGAAGCAAAAGGTTCGAATGCAGCGGCAACCGCCGCACCGGAAAGCTCACCTGAGGCGGCGGCACAGCAGGATACCTTGATCCTGGGACGCGGCGGCGACTCGGCCTCGCTGGACCCGGCTATTGTGACCGACGGCGAATCGCTTAAGATTGGCCATCAAGTGTTCGACTCTCTGCTGGAGTACAAACCCGGTACCTCCGAAGTACAAGCTTCACTTGCTGACAGCTGGGAAGTTTCTGCTGACGGTTTGACCTATACCTTCAAGCTGCATCCGGGTGTGAAATTCCATGATGGAACGGATTTCAACGCCGAAGCGGTAGTGTTCAACTTCACCCGCTGGAGCGATCCGGCAAGTGAATTCAAATTTGAAGGGGACTCCTTTGATTATTATGATTCCATGTTTGGTCCGGAGGGCAGCCGTGTGATCAAGGAAGTGAAGGCTGTGGATGCCACAACCGTACAATTTACTTTGAACCAGCCGCAGGCGCCATTCCTGCAGAATATTGCGATGACCTCCTTTGGGATTGCCAGTCCTGCTGCCATTAAGGAAAAGAAGGAAAACTTCAAGAATGAGCCTGTGGGCACCGGACCTTATGTGTTCAAGGAATGGAAGCACAACGATTCCATTACACTGGACAAGAACCCTAACTATTGGAAAGAGGGACTTCCTAAGCTGAGCAAAATCATCGTTCGCTCAATTCCGGACAACTCGGCACGCTTCAACGCCCTGCAGAACGGCGAGATTGATCTGATGGAGGATCTGAGCCCGGATGATCTGTCCACGCTTGAAGGCAACACTGGGCTGCAGAAGATTGAACGTCCGCCGTTCAATGTGTCTTACCTCGGCTTCAACCTCAAACAGAAACCTTTTGACAATGTAAAAGTAAGACAGGCGCTGAACTATGCTGTCAATAAACAAGCTATTATCGATGCCTTCTTCTCGGGCCAGGCCACTGCCGCTGTAAACCCGATGCCTCCATCACTGTGGGGCTACAACGATGCTGTGAAGGATTATGAATACGATCTGGATAAAGCCAAGGCACTTCTGGCCGAAGCCGGATATCCTGAGGGTCTCCCGGACCCGGTAACCCTGTATGCCATGCCTGTATCCCGTCCTTACATGCCTGACGGCAAGAAGGTTGCTGAAGCGATCCAAGCGGATTGGGAAAAAATCGGCGTAAAAACCGTTATTGAATCGCCGGAATGGGCGACTTATCTCGATGATACCAAAGCCGGAGAAAAAGATGATATCTACATGCTCGGCTGGACGGGCGACAATGGAGATCCGGATAACTTCCTCTACACCCTCCTGGATAAGGATGCTATTCCGGGAAACAACCGCAGCTTCTACGTAAATGAAAAACTGCATACCCTCCTGATCAATGCCCAGAAGGAAACGGATCAGGCCAAGCGTTCCGATCTGTACAAGCAAGCCCAGGAAATTATCAAAGCGGACGCGCCTTGGATTCCACTGGTGCACACTACTCCGCTGCTGGCTGCAAAAGCAAACCTGAAAGGGTATGTTCCAGGTCCGACAGGTACGGAATATTATAGCGAAATTTACTTCGAACAGTAG
- a CDS encoding M50 family metallopeptidase encodes MNKWLKTLLFLAGSALLTRLIPFSSLFRNLDTMFHEFGHALITLLLSGSVLRIELYADHSGVTYSAIEAGGKAVLVSLAGYTLASLFSLLLFYLYNRGRYRWGLLLASGVALVMLVLYVRGGFGMLWLGGFILLNAVMLFVWPKAGKYYYLFLAFLTLEESVMSSLFLVSAAAVTPGRAGDAANLARLTPLPAIVWALLFLVFSLLCAKWALGFFFKGERGRRSTASY; translated from the coding sequence ATGAATAAATGGCTCAAAACCCTGCTGTTTCTTGCAGGTTCCGCTTTACTGACCCGGCTGATTCCATTTTCCTCCCTGTTCCGCAATCTGGATACCATGTTTCATGAATTCGGCCATGCGCTGATCACGCTGCTGCTCTCGGGAAGTGTGCTGCGCATTGAATTGTATGCAGATCACAGCGGAGTAACCTACTCGGCTATAGAAGCGGGCGGGAAGGCGGTTCTGGTTTCACTGGCGGGTTATACGCTGGCGTCATTATTCTCACTTCTGCTGTTTTATTTGTATAACAGGGGACGGTATAGATGGGGGCTGCTGCTGGCATCGGGTGTGGCGTTGGTGATGCTTGTCCTGTATGTACGGGGCGGTTTCGGAATGCTGTGGCTGGGCGGGTTCATCCTGCTGAATGCCGTCATGCTGTTCGTCTGGCCAAAGGCCGGCAAATATTATTATTTATTTCTCGCCTTCCTCACCCTTGAGGAATCTGTCATGAGTTCGCTGTTTCTGGTCTCGGCTGCAGCGGTTACCCCGGGACGTGCAGGAGACGCTGCGAATCTGGCACGGCTTACTCCGCTGCCTGCGATTGTCTGGGCGCTTTTGTTTTTGGTATTCTCGCTGTTGTGTGCAAAATGGGCGCTGGGATTTTTCTTCAAGGGAGAGCGGGGCAGACGCAGTACTGCAAGTTACTAA
- a CDS encoding discoidin domain-containing protein: protein MSELSAANDAGPELPEGTTLWQLGRHDGSDAEFAETGASDGDEVINIASPALKASALQSIPSGLRGDTNPELRIKYKLDEIPENGVLFRVSILDAYKSVPQMSVFSNRQLSGIIQIAGIAGTDSKYNFRKTYELYIPKEQLVAGINELKLRTTRGMYSSDMEDKYNWWTWDNLSLEALKTPIKEPIHGSYTLTGTMVNNKQFYFDEGAVTHLPYIMKWLGVAYSGNIMRTSCASDVGRSCSNMEEYYKVLKDYNMQAVALYLYTGDIKLNEDGSLPETAEKKLTDYFEKYSPYFQYYEVDNEPGLFNRSKAVNLAIADWLNKKGKTIAPHLQTVAPGWAYWPDYSDDSCGNQKGTVRQCGDPDGWERDPKQRDELEEVTDLTNGHSYGDSYIFSNGGSFTENLKTFGGAADGLGKKMLTTEFGTSDSHVDAYQYGASERTAAVFDRIMRAHIGYADMFVQHAAFFKNFSLFKYGFNLEDHDPVKTEIYYTKKGEDSRVSIMRRLDLAYATHGAPLSYEITNKDALADKLVYVRAVDTSTLEPLAGTGATSNKVLVNFVNFEETPQTVTVKVKMPKKTVYEGERFGNGDTYEEARSYVSGKSAAPTLEFNETLAPGEAVQYILEPSSEVADVAPQGLKAAAVKGPSVKLNWLEAPGASYEVLRADGSGSDLKVIATGIKQTEYTDGKLQEGTLYTYAVRTAGSSVVSEKTQITATGLVPLDRSEWKVSSNVNTQASNPANAIDGDRRTRWDTGKHQASGEYIQIDLGGVHSVEAIDLDYTLSSYDYPRGYELYISDDARSWNKIASGKGKLEMTKIVFPAVKTRYLRILQTGSGGNYWSIQEMQVYSRE, encoded by the coding sequence ATGTCTGAACTGTCCGCCGCCAATGATGCGGGACCCGAGCTGCCGGAGGGCACGACCCTCTGGCAGCTCGGACGGCATGATGGGTCCGATGCGGAATTTGCAGAAACCGGCGCCTCTGATGGAGACGAGGTGATTAATATTGCTTCTCCGGCTTTGAAAGCTTCAGCACTCCAATCCATTCCTTCCGGGCTCAGGGGCGATACCAACCCTGAACTGCGGATTAAGTATAAATTGGATGAGATCCCGGAGAACGGGGTCTTATTTCGCGTAAGCATCCTTGATGCTTACAAATCCGTTCCGCAGATGAGCGTCTTTTCCAACCGTCAGCTATCGGGAATTATACAGATCGCCGGTATCGCCGGAACGGACAGCAAATACAATTTCCGTAAAACCTATGAGCTGTATATTCCCAAAGAACAGCTGGTTGCCGGTATTAATGAACTGAAGCTCCGGACAACACGCGGAATGTATTCCTCAGATATGGAGGATAAATACAACTGGTGGACCTGGGATAATCTTAGTCTGGAGGCACTCAAGACGCCGATCAAGGAGCCGATTCACGGCAGCTATACCCTGACCGGGACTATGGTCAACAATAAGCAGTTTTATTTTGACGAAGGTGCGGTTACGCATTTGCCCTATATCATGAAGTGGCTTGGTGTAGCGTACAGCGGCAATATTATGCGTACCAGCTGTGCCAGCGATGTCGGACGCTCCTGTTCGAACATGGAAGAATACTACAAGGTGCTGAAGGATTACAATATGCAGGCTGTAGCCTTGTATCTGTACACTGGTGATATCAAACTTAATGAAGACGGCTCACTGCCGGAAACAGCAGAGAAGAAGCTGACGGATTATTTCGAGAAGTACAGCCCGTACTTCCAATATTATGAAGTGGACAATGAGCCGGGGCTGTTTAACCGCTCCAAGGCGGTTAATCTGGCAATTGCCGACTGGCTGAACAAGAAAGGCAAGACAATCGCCCCCCATCTGCAGACCGTGGCTCCAGGCTGGGCCTATTGGCCGGATTACAGCGATGATTCCTGCGGCAATCAGAAGGGCACGGTGCGCCAGTGCGGCGACCCGGACGGCTGGGAACGTGATCCGAAGCAGCGGGACGAGCTGGAGGAAGTGACCGACCTGACCAATGGGCATTCCTACGGCGACTCTTATATTTTCAGCAACGGAGGCAGCTTTACCGAGAATCTGAAAACCTTCGGCGGAGCCGCGGACGGGCTTGGCAAAAAAATGCTGACGACCGAATTCGGAACCTCCGATTCTCATGTGGATGCTTACCAATACGGGGCCTCCGAACGGACGGCCGCGGTGTTCGACCGGATTATGCGTGCGCATATCGGCTATGCGGATATGTTTGTCCAGCATGCCGCTTTTTTCAAAAACTTCAGTCTGTTCAAGTATGGCTTTAATCTGGAAGACCATGATCCGGTAAAAACGGAGATTTATTATACCAAAAAAGGCGAGGATTCGCGTGTCAGCATCATGAGACGGCTGGATCTGGCTTATGCCACGCACGGAGCTCCGTTAAGCTACGAAATTACCAATAAGGATGCTCTGGCCGACAAGCTGGTGTATGTCCGTGCAGTCGATACCTCCACACTGGAGCCTTTGGCCGGAACCGGAGCCACCTCGAACAAGGTATTGGTAAACTTCGTCAACTTCGAGGAAACACCGCAAACCGTCACTGTAAAAGTGAAGATGCCCAAGAAAACAGTGTATGAGGGTGAACGCTTCGGCAACGGGGACACATATGAAGAAGCCCGCAGCTATGTCTCGGGAAAAAGTGCTGCACCAACGCTTGAATTCAACGAAACACTCGCCCCCGGTGAGGCTGTACAGTATATTCTGGAGCCCTCCTCCGAGGTAGCGGATGTTGCACCCCAAGGTCTGAAGGCAGCAGCAGTCAAAGGACCCTCTGTTAAACTGAATTGGCTGGAGGCCCCCGGAGCAAGCTATGAAGTGCTCCGGGCCGACGGCTCCGGTAGTGATTTGAAGGTAATTGCCACCGGCATCAAGCAAACGGAATATACGGACGGCAAGCTGCAGGAGGGCACATTGTACACATATGCAGTTCGTACAGCAGGCTCAAGTGTAGTATCGGAGAAAACGCAGATCACAGCTACCGGACTGGTTCCCCTAGACCGTTCGGAGTGGAAGGTATCATCCAATGTGAACACTCAGGCTTCAAATCCGGCAAATGCCATTGACGGAGACAGGCGGACACGCTGGGATACCGGCAAACACCAGGCGTCCGGGGAATATATCCAGATTGATCTGGGGGGTGTGCACTCAGTCGAAGCGATAGATTTGGACTATACCTTATCTTCTTATGATTATCCCCGGGGATATGAGCTATATATTTCGGATGATGCAAGAAGCTGGAACAAGATCGCTTCCGGTAAAGGAAAGCTGGAAATGACCAAAATCGTATTCCCTGCAGTCAAAACAAGATACCTGCGGATTTTGCAGACCGGCTCGGGAGGGAATTACTGGTCCATTCAAGAAATGCAAGTCTATTCAAGAGAATAA
- a CDS encoding potassium/proton antiporter produces MTHLADNIILLLAALLLAGVLSTKFSTRFGMPALVLFIAAGMVLSRFVYFNNASLTQVAGIFALIVILFEGGMQTSIKDIRPIMAPALSLATVGVLLTTAIVGVFARFVLDVPWAESLLFGAIVGSTDAAAVFSVLGGKNIDKRLTSTLEAESGSNDPMAVFLTVSLIEWIQHPDTAIWSLLLSFVWEMGIGLVMGIAVGKLAVYLINRINLDSTGLYPVMAIGFAVLTYGLAAMVHSSGLLAVYVIGLTLGNSELMYHRTIMNFNHGFAWMMQIAMFTLLGLLVFPNELADIAWEGLLLSVILMLIARPVGVFLSLLFARFSTREKTLISWAGLRGAVPIVLATYPLLAGLPQGRLFFNVVFFVVLTSAVIQGTTISPLASRLRLVGKDDAQPSLMELVALGKTDSEFNHIAIDRHMPIAGMQIAQIGLPEDILFTAIIRNKSIVTPHGSTVIEPGDTVYVLSPKSKRDEMRAFFRSGKGKVAESNLPIM; encoded by the coding sequence ATGACTCATCTTGCGGACAATATTATTTTATTGCTGGCAGCGCTGCTGCTGGCCGGTGTGCTCTCTACCAAATTCTCCACGCGCTTTGGCATGCCCGCATTGGTGCTGTTCATCGCCGCGGGAATGGTGCTTAGCCGCTTTGTGTATTTTAACAATGCCTCGCTGACGCAGGTTGCCGGTATTTTTGCGCTGATTGTCATTTTGTTTGAGGGCGGCATGCAGACCAGCATCAAGGACATTCGGCCGATCATGGCCCCTGCACTTTCTTTGGCGACGGTGGGCGTGCTGCTGACAACAGCGATTGTAGGAGTTTTCGCAAGGTTTGTGCTGGATGTCCCATGGGCGGAAAGTCTGTTGTTCGGAGCCATTGTGGGCTCCACTGATGCGGCGGCGGTATTCTCTGTCCTCGGCGGCAAAAATATTGACAAGCGTCTGACGTCTACGCTTGAGGCGGAGTCAGGCAGCAACGACCCGATGGCAGTGTTTCTGACCGTATCGCTGATTGAATGGATTCAGCATCCCGATACCGCCATCTGGAGCCTCCTGCTGTCTTTTGTATGGGAGATGGGGATAGGGCTGGTGATGGGAATAGCGGTCGGTAAGCTTGCCGTCTACCTGATCAACCGGATTAATCTCGATTCTACCGGGCTCTATCCGGTCATGGCGATTGGGTTCGCCGTGCTGACCTATGGGCTTGCAGCCATGGTCCATAGCAGCGGCCTGCTGGCGGTATATGTCATCGGCCTGACTTTGGGAAATTCCGAGCTGATGTATCACCGGACGATCATGAATTTTAACCACGGCTTCGCATGGATGATGCAGATTGCCATGTTCACACTGCTGGGGCTGCTTGTGTTTCCGAATGAATTGGCGGACATTGCCTGGGAGGGCCTTCTGCTGTCCGTTATTCTTATGCTGATTGCAAGGCCGGTGGGAGTGTTCCTGAGCCTGCTGTTTGCCAGATTCTCCACCCGGGAGAAAACATTGATCTCCTGGGCGGGCCTGCGCGGCGCGGTACCGATTGTACTCGCGACTTACCCGCTGTTGGCGGGACTTCCGCAAGGGCGTTTATTCTTTAATGTTGTATTTTTTGTGGTATTGACCTCGGCGGTCATTCAGGGGACAACCATTTCTCCGCTGGCCTCCCGGTTAAGGCTTGTCGGAAAAGACGATGCCCAGCCTTCGCTTATGGAGCTGGTGGCACTCGGCAAAACGGATTCTGAATTCAATCATATTGCCATTGACAGGCATATGCCTATAGCCGGGATGCAAATCGCGCAGATAGGGCTTCCCGAGGATATTCTCTTCACCGCCATCATCCGTAATAAAAGTATTGTAACCCCGCATGGGAGCACAGTCATCGAACCGGGAGACACGGTATATGTGCTCAGTCCAAAATCAAAGCGTGACGAGATGCGGGCCTTCTTCCGCAGCGGTAAAGGAAAGGTGGCAGAATCCAATCTGCCGATAATGTAA
- a CDS encoding ABC transporter ATP-binding protein: MVQPILKVEELHTHFFTEHGEVPAVDGVDLYINPGEVLGVVGESGCGKSVTSLSILKLVPNPPGKIVSGRILLKGQDIVPLKEKEMRNIRGDAVSMIFQEPMTSLNPLFTVGQQIIETVRLHRSLSKKDARTHAVDMLRKVGIPRPEAIIDEYPHQLSGGMRQRVMIAMSVSCSPELLIADEPTTALDVTIQAQILDLIRKLNEEQGTAVMLITHDLGVVAEMCQRVAVMYAGKVVEEGSVRDIFKNPLHPYTRGLIQSVPRMGETRERLYSIPGSVPILSTQLQGCRFAPRCSHVMEICRQSLPQLKLQEDNHSCRCWLHDSQQEDAV; this comes from the coding sequence GTGGTCCAGCCTATTCTGAAAGTTGAAGAATTGCACACCCATTTTTTTACTGAACACGGCGAAGTGCCGGCAGTGGACGGAGTGGATTTATACATCAATCCGGGAGAAGTTCTGGGTGTGGTGGGCGAATCGGGCTGCGGCAAAAGCGTCACTTCGCTATCCATTCTGAAGCTCGTTCCTAATCCGCCGGGCAAGATCGTGAGCGGGCGTATTTTGCTGAAAGGCCAGGATATCGTACCGCTGAAAGAAAAAGAAATGCGCAACATCCGCGGCGATGCCGTGTCGATGATTTTTCAGGAGCCGATGACTTCCCTGAATCCGCTGTTTACTGTCGGCCAGCAAATCATAGAAACCGTCCGGCTGCACCGTAGCCTGTCCAAGAAGGATGCCCGCACCCATGCGGTGGACATGCTCCGCAAGGTCGGCATTCCCCGGCCGGAGGCCATCATCGATGAATATCCGCATCAATTGTCGGGAGGCATGCGGCAGCGGGTGATGATTGCGATGTCGGTCTCCTGCAGCCCCGAGCTGCTCATTGCCGATGAGCCGACAACGGCGCTCGATGTTACGATCCAGGCGCAGATTCTTGACCTGATCCGCAAACTGAACGAGGAGCAGGGAACTGCCGTTATGCTGATCACCCATGATCTTGGGGTGGTGGCGGAAATGTGCCAGCGGGTTGCCGTAATGTATGCGGGCAAGGTGGTGGAGGAGGGCAGTGTGCGCGATATTTTCAAGAATCCGCTGCATCCTTACACCCGGGGGCTGATCCAGTCGGTGCCGAGAATGGGTGAAACCAGGGAGCGGCTGTATTCTATTCCCGGCAGTGTGCCGATCCTGAGCACACAATTGCAGGGCTGCCGGTTCGCACCGCGCTGCTCCCATGTGATGGAGATCTGCCGGCAATCCCTTCCGCAGCTGAAGCTGCAGGAGGATAACCATAGCTGCAGATGCTGGCTGCATGATAGTCAACAGGAGGATGCGGTATGA
- a CDS encoding ABC transporter ATP-binding protein, producing the protein MNDNLLEVRNLKKYYPVNKGFFNKTQAYIKAVDDISFSVRKGETFGLVGESGCGKSTTGRSLLRLIEPTAGEVWFEGRDITKLSMEDMRRQRREMQIVFQDPFSSLDPRNTVQRILEEPMIVHGAGNAKERRAAVERLADVVGLAKAHLQRYPHQFSGGQRQRIGIARALALQPKLIIADEPVSALDVSIQSQVINLMQDLQKEFGLTYIFIAHDLSVVKHICDRVAVMYLGRIVEITGKNKLYDQPQHPYTQALLSAVPEPDPDIRKERVILQGEVPSPANAPVGCAFNTRCPRVMDVCRSTRPPLLETGAGHLTACHLYDGEDRIHLYKMNLKNS; encoded by the coding sequence ATGAATGATAACCTGCTGGAGGTCAGGAACCTCAAAAAATATTATCCGGTCAACAAGGGTTTTTTCAACAAAACTCAAGCTTATATCAAAGCGGTTGATGACATATCCTTTTCTGTCAGGAAGGGTGAAACCTTTGGGCTTGTTGGGGAGAGCGGCTGCGGCAAATCAACGACCGGCCGTTCATTGCTTCGTCTGATCGAGCCTACGGCGGGGGAAGTCTGGTTTGAAGGCCGGGATATCACGAAGCTGTCTATGGAGGACATGCGCAGGCAACGGCGGGAGATGCAGATTGTTTTCCAGGACCCGTTCTCTTCCCTCGACCCGCGGAATACCGTGCAGCGTATCCTGGAAGAGCCGATGATTGTGCATGGCGCAGGCAATGCGAAGGAGCGGCGGGCGGCTGTTGAACGGCTGGCCGATGTAGTCGGTCTGGCCAAGGCGCATCTTCAGCGGTACCCGCATCAATTCTCCGGCGGCCAGCGCCAGCGGATCGGGATTGCCAGAGCGCTGGCGCTCCAGCCGAAGCTGATTATCGCTGATGAGCCTGTGTCTGCCCTTGATGTGTCTATCCAGTCCCAGGTCATTAATCTGATGCAGGATTTACAAAAAGAATTCGGACTAACTTACATATTCATAGCTCATGACCTTAGTGTAGTGAAGCATATCTGCGACCGTGTTGCCGTGATGTACCTTGGGCGGATTGTGGAGATTACCGGTAAGAACAAGCTGTATGACCAGCCGCAGCATCCTTATACTCAAGCGCTGCTGTCAGCGGTTCCTGAACCAGATCCGGATATCCGCAAGGAGCGGGTCATTCTGCAGGGGGAAGTGCCGAGTCCGGCGAATGCGCCGGTAGGCTGTGCTTTTAATACCCGCTGCCCCCGGGTGATGGATGTCTGCCGCAGTACAAGACCTCCGCTGCTGGAAACCGGAGCCGGACATTTGACCGCATGTCATTTGTATGACGGAGAGGACCGTATCCATCTGTATAAGATGAACTTAAAAAATTCATAA
- a CDS encoding AIM24 family protein: protein MNIDVQDEGDSGSGQAVAFTVDENEEIHVLHPQQIIAYQGPSSGRADRLMDVKGMYRKRKLIRSDMTGPCRFVAALPPGYRVKTFQLDGKSDLLYDFRHLFFYSKGITMQTRVLSMKNMLVTRDVIKVKFSGPGSIGILTEGTVCEAELHPFDPLYVDAGSIIAYPENAKLELTVYGNHLASQHMSYHWKMTGHGPVMFQAGRQSRRFERDNNEDGIIKRFLREALPFGGVFIK, encoded by the coding sequence ATGAACATCGATGTCCAGGATGAAGGTGACAGCGGCAGCGGACAAGCCGTGGCCTTCACTGTTGACGAAAACGAAGAAATTCATGTGCTGCATCCGCAGCAAATTATCGCCTATCAGGGCCCTTCTTCAGGCCGCGCGGACAGGCTGATGGATGTCAAGGGAATGTACCGCAAACGCAAGCTGATCCGCTCGGATATGACCGGCCCTTGCCGCTTCGTCGCCGCCCTGCCTCCCGGATACAGGGTCAAAACCTTCCAGCTGGACGGGAAAAGCGACCTGCTCTATGACTTCAGGCATCTGTTCTTCTACAGCAAAGGAATTACTATGCAGACCAGGGTCCTGAGCATGAAGAACATGCTTGTTACACGCGATGTGATCAAGGTTAAGTTCTCGGGGCCGGGCAGCATCGGCATTCTGACCGAGGGAACCGTATGTGAAGCCGAGCTGCACCCCTTTGATCCGCTGTATGTGGACGCTGGCAGTATCATTGCATACCCCGAAAACGCCAAGCTGGAGCTGACCGTCTACGGCAATCACTTAGCCAGCCAGCATATGAGCTATCACTGGAAAATGACCGGCCACGGGCCGGTAATGTTTCAAGCCGGACGCCAGAGCCGCCGCTTTGAACGCGACAATAATGAGGACGGCATTATCAAGCGTTTTCTGCGTGAAGCCCTGCCCTTTGGCGGGGTCTTCATCAAGTAA
- a CDS encoding helix-turn-helix transcriptional regulator: MTDRLIRLMRIITLVQAKPGILARELAERCGNSERTIYRDMDALSAMHIPIIHLGHGKGYAFIGNFALYPLDWSEEESAAFSQLRGIMDDIKNILPPSFESAYEKVMAAAYKQKAEREETMETAKREAGQLWMERSGYQDDPPLFLTEVLTAIMKQNSILADYSENAYAERGIQIDPYCLVPLENRYHLIGFCHRFGIIRTFHLHGFSNVKPTNLWFSKEQFDLQAFMEQKWSLDRDSLQVEFKIRFSEQIIDRIKYEDMFVKPSKVDLQTRCLHFKVAIEQDIGFVRWILNFEEEAEIMEPLYYREMLRHQLEKWLSLYK; the protein is encoded by the coding sequence ATGACAGACCGATTAATCCGGCTAATGCGCATTATTACGCTAGTGCAAGCCAAACCGGGAATTTTGGCCCGCGAACTGGCGGAACGCTGCGGCAACAGCGAGAGAACGATATACCGGGATATGGATGCGCTCAGCGCCATGCACATCCCTATCATCCATTTGGGCCATGGGAAAGGATACGCCTTTATCGGTAATTTTGCATTATATCCTCTGGATTGGTCGGAAGAAGAATCGGCCGCATTTTCACAGCTGCGGGGCATTATGGATGACATCAAAAACATACTGCCTCCCAGCTTTGAGAGCGCCTATGAGAAAGTAATGGCCGCAGCCTACAAGCAGAAGGCGGAAAGGGAAGAAACGATGGAAACTGCCAAAAGAGAAGCTGGACAGCTATGGATGGAAAGAAGCGGGTACCAGGATGACCCGCCGCTCTTTTTGACCGAGGTATTGACCGCCATTATGAAGCAAAACAGCATTCTGGCCGACTACAGCGAGAATGCCTATGCTGAAAGAGGCATCCAGATTGATCCATACTGCCTTGTTCCCTTAGAGAATCGTTATCATCTAATCGGGTTTTGTCATCGTTTCGGGATTATCCGGACTTTTCATCTTCATGGGTTCTCGAATGTGAAGCCGACGAATCTTTGGTTTTCCAAAGAGCAATTTGATTTGCAGGCCTTTATGGAGCAGAAGTGGTCGCTCGACCGGGATAGTCTGCAGGTAGAGTTCAAGATCAGGTTTTCGGAGCAGATAATAGACCGGATCAAATACGAGGATATGTTCGTGAAACCCAGCAAGGTAGACCTCCAGACCAGGTGTCTGCATTTTAAAGTAGCCATAGAACAGGACATCGGCTTTGTCCGCTGGATTCTGAATTTTGAAGAAGAGGCTGAAATTATGGAGCCGCTATATTACCGGGAGATGCTGAGACATCAGCTGGAGAAATGGCTGTCGCTATATAAATAG
- a CDS encoding Dps family protein, which translates to MSTQIKSHTELHTALNRQTANWTLLGVKLHHYHWYVSGPQFFTLHAKFEELYTEAATYVDDLAERLLAIGGQPASTMTQYLALSDLKEATGGETAQEMVAQLVKDFAVVSGELKSTISAAEELGDQPTADLLIGIRTSVEKSAWMLNAFLA; encoded by the coding sequence ATGAGTACACAAATCAAGAGTCATACTGAACTGCACACCGCCTTAAACCGTCAGACCGCAAATTGGACGCTGCTGGGAGTGAAGCTGCATCATTACCACTGGTATGTGAGCGGGCCGCAATTCTTCACGCTCCACGCTAAATTTGAAGAGCTGTATACAGAAGCTGCCACATATGTGGATGATCTGGCTGAACGCCTTCTGGCCATCGGAGGCCAACCGGCTTCAACGATGACACAATATCTGGCTCTCTCCGATCTTAAAGAAGCGACTGGAGGAGAAACCGCACAGGAAATGGTAGCCCAGCTGGTTAAGGACTTTGCTGTTGTGAGCGGGGAATTGAAGAGCACGATCTCGGCTGCGGAAGAACTGGGCGACCAGCCTACTGCCGACCTGCTGATTGGCATAAGAACCAGCGTGGAGAAATCCGCCTGGATGCTGAACGCATTTTTGGCTTAA